Proteins from one Nitrobacteraceae bacterium AZCC 2146 genomic window:
- a CDS encoding iron complex transport system permease protein (product_source=KO:K02015; cath_funfam=1.10.3470.10; cog=COG0609; ko=KO:K02015; pfam=PF01032; superfamily=81345; transmembrane_helix_parts=Inside_1_22,TMhelix_23_45,Outside_46_84,TMhelix_85_107,Inside_108_113,TMhelix_114_133,Outside_134_142,TMhelix_143_165,Inside_166_177,TMhelix_178_200,Outside_201_219,TMhelix_220_242,Inside_243_270,TMhelix_271_293,Outside_294_337,TMhelix_338_357,Inside_358_365), with translation MSVADVKLNAFVTTKSRVRRPPALAVLCVLVAALLLTMLLAATVGAAGIPLTRLPAALGLTTTEPGNALASRDQLILWSIRIPRVAVAAMIGGLLGASGAIMQGLFRNPLADPALVGVSSGGAFAAAGAIVISDSRFATHILFLQPYLLPLAAFMGSLATTIILYRIASRSGRTSIAIFLLAGLAIAAIANAGIGLLVFIADDRQLRDITFWLLGSLSGATWSKAATLAPVLVIGVAAMAFISRGLDVLILGESEAFHSGVDVEQLKRICIVLVSAMTGAAVSVCGVVGFIGIVVPHLLRLVIGPGHRLLLPASVGLGASLLVGADTLARTIVAPAEMPIGILTAAVGAPIFLLILLRQRGLVGL, from the coding sequence ATGAGCGTTGCCGACGTGAAGTTGAACGCGTTTGTCACAACGAAAAGCCGCGTCCGGCGTCCGCCGGCGCTTGCCGTGCTGTGTGTCCTGGTCGCCGCCCTGTTGTTGACGATGCTGCTGGCAGCCACCGTCGGCGCGGCCGGGATTCCGCTGACGCGGCTACCGGCGGCACTCGGGCTGACGACGACGGAGCCCGGCAATGCCCTCGCCTCCCGCGATCAGTTGATCCTGTGGTCGATCCGGATTCCCCGCGTCGCGGTGGCCGCGATGATCGGCGGCCTGCTCGGCGCTTCCGGCGCGATCATGCAGGGCCTGTTTCGCAATCCGCTGGCCGACCCCGCTTTGGTCGGCGTCTCCAGCGGCGGCGCCTTCGCGGCTGCCGGCGCCATCGTGATCAGCGACAGCCGCTTCGCGACTCATATTCTGTTCTTGCAGCCCTATTTGCTGCCGCTGGCAGCTTTCATGGGATCGCTGGCGACCACGATCATCCTCTACCGGATCGCCAGCCGCAGCGGCCGCACCTCGATCGCGATCTTCCTGCTCGCCGGCCTCGCCATCGCGGCGATCGCCAATGCCGGCATCGGCCTTCTGGTGTTCATCGCCGACGACCGGCAACTGCGCGACATCACCTTCTGGCTGCTGGGATCGCTGAGCGGCGCGACCTGGAGCAAGGCCGCGACGCTCGCGCCTGTGCTGGTCATCGGAGTGGCGGCGATGGCCTTCATCAGCCGCGGCCTCGACGTGCTGATCCTCGGCGAATCCGAAGCCTTCCATTCCGGCGTCGACGTCGAGCAGCTGAAGCGCATCTGCATCGTGCTGGTCTCGGCGATGACCGGCGCCGCGGTGTCGGTGTGCGGTGTCGTCGGATTCATCGGCATCGTGGTGCCGCATCTGCTGCGGCTGGTGATCGGCCCCGGCCACCGCCTGCTGCTGCCGGCGTCGGTCGGCCTCGGCGCCAGTCTTCTTGTTGGCGCCGACACGCTCGCCCGCACCATCGTGGCGCCGGCGGAAATGCCGATCGGCATTCTGACGGCCGCGGTCGGCGCGCCGATCTTTCTGCTGATCCTGCTGCGCCAGCGCGGGCTGGTGGGGCTGTGA
- a CDS encoding putative NAD(P)/FAD-binding protein YdhS (product_source=COG4529; cath_funfam=3.50.50.60; cog=COG4529; pfam=PF13454; superfamily=51905; transmembrane_helix_parts=Inside_1_11,TMhelix_12_34,Outside_35_455) — MTPELRAPLRVAIIGGGAAGTLAALILAKLPGIGRITLLDRDGRFGRGLAYSAPEKWHRINVPAYKMGGCGADDPEAFVDWLAANGHVTGPDYSTSFVPRWLYGDFLCAQLAALTASGQAETRHDAALSVAPNGGGYRVVTVSSDAIDADLVFVCIGNHPPSGFGPVAPSPRSISNVWAPNALDPIAADDRVLVIGTGATAVDVVIDLVHRGVRQEITMVSRRGLLPRVDIEPVADPDPVEAWPVPTVRGLFHALREDIRRKAADGIPWQSVIDTFRLQTAGFWQGFSETERARFSRHLRSIWLAHRHRLAPDVAELLAQLQQKRQLRVIPARLMTAPATQWGHDVTIRARGRETIRLATNWILNCTGPEERYDRVNDPLVQSLLATGRARPGPTGLGLDVDRECRLINLSGKPQPGLFAIGPATRGTFWEVTAATNIRQQLLGVAAQLMAATNL; from the coding sequence ATGACACCTGAACTGCGAGCGCCCCTTCGCGTCGCCATCATCGGCGGCGGCGCTGCCGGCACGCTGGCGGCGCTGATCCTGGCGAAGCTCCCCGGCATCGGCCGCATCACGCTGCTGGATCGTGATGGCCGCTTCGGCCGCGGCCTCGCCTATTCCGCGCCGGAAAAATGGCACCGCATCAACGTCCCCGCCTACAAGATGGGCGGCTGCGGCGCGGATGATCCGGAGGCCTTCGTCGACTGGCTGGCGGCGAACGGCCATGTCACGGGGCCGGACTATTCGACATCCTTCGTGCCGCGCTGGCTGTATGGCGATTTCCTCTGCGCGCAGCTGGCGGCGCTGACAGCCAGTGGACAGGCCGAGACCCGACATGACGCGGCGCTGAGCGTCGCGCCGAATGGCGGGGGGTATCGGGTTGTCACGGTATCCAGCGATGCCATCGACGCCGATCTCGTCTTCGTCTGCATCGGCAACCATCCGCCGTCGGGCTTTGGCCCGGTCGCCCCCTCGCCGCGCTCGATCTCCAATGTCTGGGCGCCGAACGCGCTCGATCCTATCGCCGCTGACGACCGCGTACTGGTGATCGGCACCGGCGCCACCGCCGTGGATGTGGTCATCGACCTTGTGCACCGCGGCGTCCGCCAGGAGATCACCATGGTGTCGCGCCGCGGGCTGTTGCCGCGGGTGGACATCGAGCCGGTCGCTGACCCCGATCCGGTCGAAGCCTGGCCGGTGCCGACCGTGCGCGGGCTGTTTCATGCGCTGCGCGAGGACATCCGGCGCAAGGCCGCCGACGGCATTCCCTGGCAATCGGTGATCGACACGTTCAGACTGCAGACCGCGGGTTTCTGGCAAGGTTTTTCGGAAACCGAGCGCGCGCGGTTCTCGCGGCATCTGCGCTCGATCTGGCTGGCGCACCGGCACCGGCTGGCGCCCGATGTCGCGGAACTGCTCGCGCAACTGCAGCAGAAGCGCCAGCTGCGCGTAATCCCCGCGCGCCTCATGACCGCCCCCGCAACCCAATGGGGTCATGACGTCACCATTCGCGCCCGTGGCCGCGAGACCATCCGTCTCGCCACCAACTGGATCCTGAACTGCACCGGGCCGGAAGAGCGCTATGACAGGGTCAACGATCCCCTGGTGCAGTCGCTGCTCGCAACGGGTCGGGCTCGCCCGGGCCCGACGGGCCTCGGCCTCGATGTCGATCGGGAGTGCCGGTTGATCAATCTTTCCGGGAAACCACAGCCTGGCCTGTTTGCGATCGGCCCCGCGACGCGCGGCACGTTCTGGGAAGTCACCGCGGCGACCAATATCCGGCAACAGCTGCTGGGCGTCGCCGCGCAGTTGATGGCAGCGACGAACCTTTGA
- a CDS encoding cytosine deaminase (product_source=KO:K01485; cath_funfam=2.30.40.10,3.20.20.140; cog=COG0402; ko=KO:K01485; pfam=PF07969; superfamily=51338,51556): MPFDLLIRNAKLPDGRSGQDIAIADGRIVAVQPSLEGDAARVIDAAGHLASPPFIDIHFHMDATLSLGLPRLNVSGTLLEGIALWGELKPLLTYEALVERALRYCDLAVAQGLLAVRSHVDICDDRLLAVDALLDVKKKVAPYLDLELVAFPQDGYFRSPTAAANLARALDKGVSIVGGIPHFERTMADGAASVKALCEIAAARGLRVDMHCDESDDPLSRHIETLAYETQRLGLQGRVAGSHLTSMHSMDNYYVSKLLPLMAEAGVAAIANPLINIVLQGRHDSYPKRRGMTRVPEMRPFGIDVAFGQDCCMDPWYSLGSADMLEVAHMGLHVAQMTSREAMRFCYDTVTTNPAKIMGLEGYGLDVGCHGDLVLLQARDPIEAIRLKATRLAVVRRGRVIAETPARVSRLTLEGRPTSVDPAAYAPPE, encoded by the coding sequence ATGCCGTTCGACCTGCTCATTCGCAACGCCAAACTTCCGGACGGCCGCAGCGGCCAGGACATCGCCATCGCCGACGGCCGCATCGTCGCGGTGCAGCCGAGCCTCGAAGGCGACGCGGCGCGCGTCATCGACGCCGCCGGCCATCTGGCATCTCCGCCCTTCATCGACATCCACTTCCATATGGACGCGACCTTGTCGCTCGGGCTGCCCCGGCTCAACGTCTCCGGCACGCTGCTGGAAGGCATCGCGCTATGGGGCGAGTTGAAGCCGCTGCTGACCTATGAAGCCCTCGTCGAGCGCGCGCTGCGCTATTGCGATCTCGCGGTGGCGCAGGGGCTGCTGGCGGTGCGCAGCCATGTCGATATCTGCGACGATCGTCTGCTGGCGGTGGACGCGCTGCTCGACGTCAAGAAGAAGGTCGCGCCCTATCTCGATCTCGAACTGGTGGCGTTTCCGCAGGACGGCTATTTCCGCTCGCCGACGGCGGCGGCCAATCTCGCCCGCGCGCTCGACAAGGGCGTCAGCATCGTCGGCGGCATCCCGCATTTCGAACGCACCATGGCCGACGGCGCTGCCTCGGTGAAAGCGCTGTGCGAGATCGCCGCCGCGCGCGGCTTGCGCGTCGACATGCATTGCGACGAGAGCGACGATCCGCTCTCGCGCCACATCGAGACGCTGGCCTATGAGACGCAGCGGTTGGGCTTGCAGGGCCGCGTTGCCGGCTCGCATCTCACCTCGATGCATTCGATGGACAATTACTATGTCTCGAAGCTGCTGCCGCTGATGGCGGAGGCCGGCGTCGCGGCAATCGCCAATCCCCTCATCAACATCGTGCTGCAGGGCCGCCACGACAGCTATCCGAAACGCCGCGGCATGACCCGGGTGCCGGAGATGCGGCCGTTCGGGATCGACGTCGCCTTCGGCCAGGATTGCTGCATGGACCCGTGGTACTCGCTGGGGTCGGCCGACATGCTGGAGGTCGCGCATATGGGCCTGCATGTGGCGCAGATGACCAGCCGCGAGGCGATGCGGTTCTGCTACGACACCGTCACCACCAACCCTGCGAAGATCATGGGCCTCGAAGGCTACGGGCTCGACGTCGGCTGCCACGGCGACCTGGTGCTGCTGCAGGCGCGCGATCCGATCGAGGCGATCCGCCTGAAGGCGACGCGTCTCGCCGTGGTCCGCCGCGGCCGGGTGATTGCCGAGACGCCGGCCCGCGTCAGCCGGCTTACCCTGGAAGGACGACCGACATCGGTCGATCCCGCCGCTTACGCGCCACCGGAATGA
- a CDS encoding SAM-dependent methyltransferase (product_source=COG0500; cath_funfam=3.40.50.150; cog=COG0500; pfam=PF08241; smart=SM00911; superfamily=53335): MAGLLGDLDNPRPSDNDLGMDQISPLPALPQDEVRVSAWADVRELLELQLAPLGRRGLAALAPHPGESVLDIGCGGGETALDLVRAVAPDGTVVGIDLSAAVLAFAQRAAQGCERVRFVQADAEVFPFEPASFDAAFSRFGVMFFADPAAAFINIRRSLRPNGRLAFVCWRALEENPLDILPLKAASAHLPPQPAHNPDAPGPFAFANPDRVRGILERAGFGEIDITAHDEQVGSGDLDAMLAVCSRVGALGKILRENPELRAATLPAVRSALAAHDGPDGVRLNAATWVVTARAPAGL, encoded by the coding sequence GTGGCAGGCTTGCTGGGTGACCTCGACAATCCCAGACCTTCAGACAATGATCTCGGAATGGATCAGATCAGCCCCCTGCCCGCGCTGCCCCAAGACGAAGTACGAGTCAGCGCGTGGGCAGATGTACGGGAATTATTGGAGCTGCAACTTGCTCCGCTTGGCCGGCGCGGTTTGGCGGCGCTGGCGCCGCACCCCGGTGAGAGCGTCCTGGACATAGGCTGTGGCGGGGGCGAGACTGCGCTGGACCTTGTCCGGGCAGTCGCGCCGGACGGAACAGTAGTAGGGATCGATCTGTCGGCTGCGGTGCTGGCGTTCGCGCAGCGCGCGGCCCAAGGGTGCGAACGAGTGCGGTTCGTCCAAGCAGATGCCGAGGTGTTCCCGTTCGAGCCGGCCTCGTTTGACGCTGCCTTCTCGCGGTTCGGAGTGATGTTCTTCGCTGACCCCGCCGCGGCGTTTATCAACATTCGTCGTAGCCTCAGGCCGAATGGGCGACTCGCCTTCGTCTGCTGGCGCGCGTTGGAGGAGAACCCGCTCGACATCCTGCCGCTTAAGGCCGCGTCCGCTCATTTGCCACCGCAGCCCGCTCACAATCCGGACGCGCCCGGCCCATTCGCGTTCGCTAACCCCGACCGCGTGCGCGGCATTCTGGAAAGAGCGGGCTTCGGCGAGATCGATATCACTGCCCATGACGAGCAGGTTGGAAGCGGCGACCTCGATGCGATGTTGGCGGTATGTTCGCGGGTCGGAGCTCTGGGCAAAATTCTTCGAGAGAATCCCGAACTCCGGGCCGCGACGCTACCGGCAGTGCGATCTGCGCTTGCGGCACACGATGGACCTGATGGGGTCAGGCTAAATGCAGCGACATGGGTCGTGACAGCCCGGGCTCCGGCCGGGCTCTAG
- a CDS encoding iron complex transport system ATP-binding protein (product_source=KO:K02013; cath_funfam=3.40.50.300; cog=COG4559; ko=KO:K02013; pfam=PF00005; smart=SM00382; superfamily=52540) produces MSAALEASGVSLAIGHARLLDHVDLRIASGEMVAIVGPNGAGKSTLLRLLSADLRTNRGLIRLGGRDISAYAPAELALRRAMLSQHVTVSFPFTVEEIVRMGRGNQAQAASQALIDAAIDGVDLNDFRHRELPTLSGGEQQRAHFARVLVQLACGEAAHGPGILLLDEPTSSLDLRHQIALVEIARRRARNGTAVVAVLHDLNLAVRFADRIVMLRHGAVAAEGAPDETITSEVIRRVFEIDVAVDRTINGAPFLLPQMMRQITETSPKRDRGMAP; encoded by the coding sequence GTGAGCGCGGCGCTTGAAGCCTCCGGCGTTTCGCTAGCGATCGGCCACGCTAGGCTGCTCGACCATGTCGATCTGCGCATAGCAAGTGGCGAAATGGTCGCCATCGTCGGTCCCAATGGCGCCGGCAAGTCGACGCTGCTGCGTCTGCTCTCGGCGGACCTTCGCACGAACCGCGGGCTGATCCGGCTGGGCGGCCGCGATATCAGCGCCTACGCGCCGGCAGAGCTCGCCTTGCGCCGAGCGATGCTGTCGCAGCATGTCACCGTGAGTTTTCCGTTCACGGTCGAAGAGATCGTGCGGATGGGACGCGGCAACCAGGCGCAGGCCGCCTCGCAGGCGCTGATCGATGCGGCCATCGACGGGGTCGACCTCAACGACTTCCGCCACCGCGAACTGCCGACGTTGTCCGGCGGCGAGCAGCAGCGCGCCCACTTCGCCCGCGTACTGGTGCAGCTGGCCTGCGGCGAGGCTGCGCACGGCCCCGGCATTTTGCTCCTCGACGAGCCGACATCGAGCCTCGATCTGCGCCACCAGATCGCGCTGGTGGAAATCGCGCGGCGTCGCGCCCGCAACGGCACGGCTGTCGTCGCCGTGCTGCACGACCTCAACCTCGCGGTCCGCTTTGCCGACCGGATCGTCATGCTCCGCCATGGCGCGGTCGCCGCGGAAGGCGCGCCGGACGAGACGATCACCAGCGAGGTCATCAGGCGGGTGTTCGAGATCGATGTCGCCGTTGACCGGACCATCAACGGCGCGCCGTTCCTGCTGCCGCAGATGATGCGACAGATCACCGAGACAAGCCCCAAGCGCGACCGGGGCATGGCCCCATAA
- a CDS encoding NitT/TauT family transport system substrate-binding protein (product_source=KO:K02051; cath_funfam=3.30.240.20; cleavage_site_network=SignalP-noTM; cog=COG0715; ko=KO:K02051; pfam=PF09084; superfamily=53850), whose translation MLKHLLVAASAAAFAFASAHAQDMKTVKVGTTNLSSDIGLFLAQKRSYFTEEGIKVELVPFDSGAKMVAPLGAGDLDAAAGAASAGLYNAVNRGLKLKIVADKGTNIAGYSYKALMVRKDLVDSGAFKSLGDLKGKKVALIANGAADESVINQALKKAGLKDEDIEKVFLPFPQHLPAFSNKAIDAAISAEPGITTMVRNNVAVRFVGLDDFYPVQQTAMLLINGKFAEDRKTVTSFLKAYLRGVRAYDATLKDGKIAGPGAEDMIKDIAEMTGFKDLTLLHQMVPVFIDPDGKVDSASIETDLAYFKSRGLVSNDITVASVVDSSFIDALKPVLGPFARPK comes from the coding sequence ATGCTGAAACATCTGCTTGTTGCCGCCAGTGCCGCTGCCTTCGCGTTCGCAAGCGCGCACGCCCAGGACATGAAGACGGTCAAGGTCGGCACCACCAACCTGTCGTCGGACATCGGATTGTTTCTTGCGCAGAAGCGCAGCTATTTCACCGAGGAAGGCATCAAGGTCGAACTGGTGCCGTTCGACTCTGGCGCCAAGATGGTGGCGCCGCTGGGCGCCGGCGATCTCGACGCTGCGGCTGGTGCCGCCTCGGCCGGGCTCTATAACGCTGTCAATCGCGGCCTCAAGCTGAAGATCGTCGCCGACAAGGGCACCAATATTGCGGGCTACAGCTACAAGGCGCTGATGGTGCGCAAGGATCTGGTCGACAGCGGCGCCTTCAAGTCGCTCGGAGATCTGAAGGGCAAGAAGGTCGCGCTGATCGCCAACGGCGCAGCAGATGAATCCGTCATCAACCAGGCGCTGAAGAAAGCCGGCCTCAAGGACGAGGACATCGAAAAAGTGTTTCTGCCGTTCCCGCAGCATCTGCCTGCGTTCAGCAACAAGGCGATCGATGCGGCGATTTCGGCCGAACCGGGCATCACGACCATGGTCCGCAACAATGTGGCGGTGCGCTTCGTCGGGCTCGATGACTTCTATCCGGTGCAGCAGACCGCGATGCTGCTCATCAACGGCAAGTTCGCCGAAGATCGCAAGACCGTGACGAGCTTTCTGAAAGCCTATCTGCGCGGCGTGCGCGCTTACGATGCGACGCTGAAGGACGGCAAGATCGCTGGCCCCGGCGCGGAGGACATGATCAAGGACATCGCCGAAATGACCGGCTTCAAGGACCTGACGCTGCTGCACCAGATGGTGCCGGTGTTCATCGATCCCGACGGCAAGGTCGATAGCGCCAGCATCGAGACCGATCTGGCCTATTTCAAATCCCGGGGTCTGGTCTCGAACGACATCACCGTCGCCAGCGTCGTGGACAGCTCGTTCATCGACGCGCTCAAGCCCGTGCTGGGACCGTTCGCCCGGCCGAAATAA
- a CDS encoding DNA-binding NtrC family response regulator (product_source=COG2204; cath_funfam=3.40.50.2300; cog=COG2204; pfam=PF00072; superfamily=52172) → MGYAYRSTALVVENDEAQRTLVSLLLEESEMNVIECESAEAAVLVLEESGDTVSMVFTDVELAGTMDGIELAYLAKEWFPDIHVVVTSGAPRVRRLPDGTLFMAKPWSPIDLLRAAQKPIH, encoded by the coding sequence ATGGGATATGCGTACAGATCAACGGCGTTGGTCGTCGAGAACGACGAGGCGCAACGGACACTGGTGAGCTTGCTGCTGGAAGAAAGCGAGATGAACGTCATCGAATGCGAAAGCGCCGAGGCGGCGGTGCTGGTGCTTGAGGAGTCCGGGGACACAGTCTCGATGGTGTTTACCGATGTGGAGCTTGCGGGAACGATGGATGGCATCGAACTGGCCTATCTCGCCAAGGAATGGTTCCCCGACATACATGTCGTGGTCACCTCCGGCGCCCCGCGGGTTCGCCGCCTGCCCGACGGCACGCTGTTCATGGCGAAGCCGTGGAGTCCGATCGACCTGCTCCGCGCGGCGCAAAAGCCCATCCATTAG
- a CDS encoding ABC-type nitrate/sulfonate/bicarbonate transport system permease component (product_source=COG0600; cath_funfam=1.10.3720.10; cog=COG0600; pfam=PF00528; superfamily=161098; transmembrane_helix_parts=Inside_1_70,TMhelix_71_93,Outside_94_102,TMhelix_103_125,Inside_126_131,TMhelix_132_154,Outside_155_179,TMhelix_180_202,Inside_203_214,TMhelix_215_237,Outside_238_258) → MTPRRSAAWAWNDRSISILSPLILLGLWEICARTHLIDVRFFPAPTNIIKHLFDLAASGALWKHTGASLYRLAVGFVVGCVPAIVLGLAIGLYRPVRAAFDPLISATYPIPKSSLLPLILLIFGLGESSKIAMVAIGVFYPVVINTAAGVRQIAPIFLDVGRNFGASRFNMFRTVALPGSLPLIMTGIKLGAGMGLVLIAIAEMVGAKQGLGYMIWNAWELFDVETMYVGLFVIAIIGFVMNTGFDALERAIVPWRKG, encoded by the coding sequence ATGACGCCCCGCCGCAGCGCTGCATGGGCCTGGAACGATCGCAGCATCAGCATCCTGTCGCCGCTGATCCTGCTCGGGCTGTGGGAGATCTGCGCCCGCACCCATCTGATCGATGTCAGATTCTTTCCGGCGCCGACGAACATCATCAAGCATCTGTTCGATCTCGCCGCCTCCGGCGCATTGTGGAAGCACACCGGCGCCAGCCTGTACCGGCTGGCGGTCGGCTTCGTTGTCGGCTGCGTGCCGGCGATCGTACTCGGGCTGGCGATCGGACTGTATCGGCCGGTACGCGCCGCGTTCGATCCGCTGATTTCCGCGACCTATCCTATTCCGAAGAGTTCGCTGTTGCCGTTGATCCTCTTGATCTTCGGTCTCGGCGAAAGCTCGAAGATCGCCATGGTGGCGATCGGGGTGTTCTATCCGGTGGTGATCAACACCGCCGCCGGCGTGCGCCAGATCGCGCCGATCTTCCTCGATGTCGGGCGCAATTTCGGCGCCAGCCGCTTCAACATGTTCCGCACCGTGGCGCTCCCCGGCTCGCTGCCGCTGATCATGACCGGCATCAAGCTCGGCGCCGGCATGGGGCTGGTGCTGATCGCCATCGCCGAAATGGTCGGCGCCAAGCAGGGCCTCGGCTACATGATCTGGAACGCCTGGGAATTGTTCGACGTCGAGACCATGTATGTCGGCCTGTTCGTCATCGCCATCATCGGCTTCGTCATGAACACCGGCTTCGACGCGCTGGAACGCGCCATCGTGCCATGGCGCAAGGGGTGA
- a CDS encoding NitT/TauT family transport system ATP-binding protein (product_source=KO:K02049; cath_funfam=3.40.50.300; cog=COG1116; ko=KO:K02049; pfam=PF00005; smart=SM00382; superfamily=52540), whose protein sequence is MAMQATTATGSENGIAPVPKISLRDVTRRHGANLALDRITLDIPASTFFVVVGPSGCGKTTLLRMLAGLDAPTEGEIRIANPQPGHPQNAMVFQGDSLFPWMTVWENAAYGLKMRNVASARITEVVGHYLNKTGMYGARALYPHQLSGGMRQRVSIARAFANDPDILLMDEPFSALDEQNKTLLHEELLRIWEETRKTVVFITHSVDEAVTLGDRIMVMTAGPGRIKTIVNVDLPRPRNVVELRHTPAYGELVYNIWAQLREEVDRARSQETGSGS, encoded by the coding sequence ATGGCGATGCAGGCGACCACGGCGACCGGTTCGGAGAACGGCATTGCGCCGGTTCCGAAGATCAGCCTGCGCGACGTCACCCGGCGGCATGGTGCCAATCTGGCACTCGACCGGATCACGCTGGATATCCCGGCCAGCACCTTCTTTGTCGTGGTCGGGCCGAGCGGCTGCGGCAAGACCACCTTGCTGCGCATGCTCGCCGGCCTCGATGCGCCGACCGAAGGCGAGATCCGGATCGCCAATCCGCAACCGGGTCATCCGCAAAACGCCATGGTGTTCCAAGGTGACTCGCTGTTTCCCTGGATGACGGTGTGGGAGAATGCCGCCTACGGCCTGAAGATGCGCAATGTGGCGTCAGCGCGCATCACCGAAGTGGTCGGTCACTATCTCAACAAGACCGGCATGTACGGCGCCCGCGCGCTGTATCCGCATCAGCTGTCCGGCGGCATGCGGCAGCGCGTCTCGATCGCGCGCGCCTTTGCCAATGACCCCGACATCCTGCTGATGGACGAGCCGTTCTCCGCGCTCGACGAGCAGAACAAGACGCTGCTGCATGAGGAACTGCTGCGGATCTGGGAAGAGACGCGCAAGACCGTGGTATTCATCACCCACAGCGTCGACGAGGCGGTGACGCTCGGCGACCGCATCATGGTGATGACCGCCGGCCCCGGTCGCATCAAGACCATCGTCAATGTCGATCTGCCGCGACCGCGCAATGTCGTCGAACTCAGGCATACGCCGGCCTACGGCGAACTGGTCTACAATATCTGGGCGCAGCTGCGCGAAGAGGTCGATCGCGCCCGCAGTCAAGAAACGGGGAGCGGATCATGA